Below is a genomic region from Triticum dicoccoides isolate Atlit2015 ecotype Zavitan unplaced genomic scaffold, WEW_v2.0 scaffold68699, whole genome shotgun sequence.
ATGATGTCTTAGAGCCGGTAAAAAACATAGGTCCATTACCATCTATACTTATTTTATTACGGGCAATGAATACTGACGCAAGATCTCGCGTAGCGGAGCAACACATGGTAATATAACTAAACATGTTACTTTATTTTGCACATGCCGTTACCCACCAAATCTGCCTTCTCATCGACCGGCGCACCCGCCTGTGATTAGTAGCAGCAGCCTGCGTAGCGGAGAAACACATGGTAACAGAAATAAAGCGTGTTACTTTATTTTGCATATACAGTTACCCTCAAAATTTGGCCTTCTGAGCGACCCGCGTGCCCCGCGCACCCGCGTGCGCGTGATTAGGAGCAGCGGCCGGCGCGTAGATTAACTCAAAATGCGCGCACGCTCACTATAGCGCAGCCGCTTGCTAAACTATGGCTGCGCGCATTCTACCTTATCCTACGCTCCGGCCACTTCAACCGAGCCAACCTACGCGACTAATTAGGCCGACGCGCTAACCAGGTGAAAGGGCGCGGGCGACGTGGGAAAAGATTGATCGTAACGCTTACGACCAAAACTGTTGGCGGCGCTTTGCTGGCCTTCTCCTAGACAAAAAGATAGTAATGGATTACCATCGCCCTGGTGTCGTTTTGCCAGCCTTCTCTCAGAAAAAAAAAATAGTAACACGTTACCGTTGCCATACTTTAGTTAACAGTCATCCCTCGCACGCCTACACCATCGAAACATCGTAAAAGTGACCCAGCCTAAGTGTTAATTCCTAGCTTTTCAGTAGTAACGATTTACCATCACATACAGTTTTCTTTAAAATAATAAACTCCAGTTACGTTTCGTACCCACGTTCCCATGATTGTGCATTGACCGGTCACTAGGCGGTCTCTATTCTTTAATACCTCGTTCCTATCGACATCCACCGCATCATCACTAtcgccatccgccgccgccgctgccgccgccgctgttaACTTCCGCCACGACCACGTCCTTCGTAGTCTCCGGTCGACATCCGCGGCCGCCTATAACATCGCTGGTCGCTTGTTCATACTACACATCCGGCAGCCGTCGTTTTCTCCGTCCGTATTTTTGGAGGTAATCCACCTGCTAATCTGATTCTCCCCCGATGGATGCTTTGAGTTTTGACTAGGCGTACATCCCCGTTTCCGGCCGTCCTCCTCACAAGCTCACATGGGCTGCCGGATTTAATAATTTCTTAATTGCCGCGAACCTGCAATCGCTATCTGCCATCCCCTCACCCCCCCTTATTAGTGTGTCAACTTTTCCCCTTTTGTTGCAGTGCAATCTCCTTTTTCTGTACAAATCCTCTGGTACAAATTCTACGCCAAGTTAGTGTAACACATCAACTAATCTTAATTAGTGGTAATCTGAATCCAGTTAACAGGTGGTAGTAATACAACTTCATTTATGGTAATCTGAATCTAATTAAGAAGTGGTAGTAATACAACTTTAGTTCTAGTAATCTGAATCTAATTAAGAAGTGCTAGTAATACAACTTCAGTTCTAGTAATCTGAATCTAATTAAGAAGTGCTAGTAATACAACTTCAGTTCTAGTAATCTGAATCTAATTAAGAAGTGCTAGTAATACAACTTCAGTTCTAGTAATCTGAATCTAATTAAGAAGTGCTAGTAATACAACTTCAGTTCTAGTAATCTGAATCTAATTAAGAAGTGCTAGTAATAAAACTTCAGTTCTGGTAATCTGAATATAATTAAGAAGTGCTAGTAACACAACTTCAGTTCTGGTAATCTGAATCTACATTTTAACACATATGTGCTATTCTGTTTCAGGACAAATGAAAGTCGTTGGCACACGTCCACAGAAGGTCCGAAAAGTTACGATTCAAGACAGTCAAGATGCAGTCACCTATCAATTTGATGATCCACCATTAGTTCCCCCTACGGCTGGGTTGCAAATTACTATCCATCCTACTGCAGCCTCATCATCGGAGCACTCTGTAGCACAAGAAGCGGCTCACAATACAGTTGCAGAGGAGTGTCCGGCACAGGCGGTACCGGGTCAACAAACTAATCCTAATAACACATCAACATCTCACACTTCAACGGGGATCCCCCCGTTGGTTTCACCCATTGTTGCTGGAGGGAACACTTCGGTCGGTTCCAAGAGGTCGGCTGCAACAACATGCAACCGTTCCAACTCCCATCAATATGAAAATGACGATGATGATTTTGACCCCCCGCCACCTAGAACTGCTCTTACCCGGAGGACCGACCCGCCAGTCAAGCGGCCAAAGGTAGCTAAAGCTATATCATCCACCGCCGGTCATAATGTGAGTTTTATCTCAAATGCCCAACTTATTTTCTGTGAGTTTTCAAACTTTGTTTTTGCTGGCCTCAACAATACATTTCATTGTTTTCCAGGGAAACCAACCATCAAAACCGGCACCAACCATTAGGTGCTCACCTGGATTCGTGCTCTCTGCCATTGATCTATTAACCGAAGATCAATATGCAAATGTCAAGGCTACTCCATTTGGTGAAATTCTGAACCTAAAAGCTGATGCTCTTGAGTCCAGGAATTTGCCGGTATTCCTTATGAACAAGACTGACAAGGACACTCTAATAATCAACGTCGGCACTCAAGGTGGACTGAAAATTACCCCGCATGCTGTGCATTGTgtcatgggcactccacttggtggTCGTGACCCATCGGTCTGTTCTGTCACCCAAAAGAATGAGCTGCTTAGACTCAAGAACGAGCTGAGCGTGCCAGTCGATCAGAATAtaacctacaaaactctgtgcgacTATATAAAGTTGAAGAGGCCTGATGATTTGTCCACAAGATGTTTCATTCTGATTATATTCAACTAGTTACTCTTTCCTTCCACAAGGACATATATATCTGGTAGGGAGGCTGCTTGGACTGCAGACATTGCTAATATTGGTGCGATCGATTGGTCCAAAGCTGTTGTTGATTACATGAGGGATAGTGTTGCAACATGGCACTCCAAGAAGAACAACAATGGAGTATTGTCCATTTCTGGTTGTGTGCTCTTTTTAATAGTAAGTTTACTACATGTAGTTCCTTTTGTATCTTTAAATTTCCAACCAACAGGAAGTGTCTACAACCTAGAATTTCATTAGtactactaaatctttatggcttcTTCAGATTTACTATTTGGACAATCTCCTGAGTGTCAATATGTTGGATGCGTCTCAAACACCACGCATAGCTTTCTACAACACTGGGAAGATGCAAGCTATCTTAAGTGAGGATAAGTCGAAGAACAAGCCAGACTCGGAGTCATATGGCAACCTACCGGTATGTTTCCCTACCCTATTGCTGCCAACTAGTAAATCTAGCTTTCATAATATCATTACATTAACTCTTTATGGTTATTTCCAGCTTCGGTCCCAGGAGGGTACTTGCTACTTGGGTGTTAATGCCAACGCGACATCAGCAAGCCATGCTCAACCCCATGCCCATTCTGTTCTGTTCATTAGCATGCTGGAGCAACTCAGGGACTGC
It encodes:
- the LOC119347468 gene encoding uncharacterized protein LOC119347468, with amino-acid sequence MKVVGTRPQKVRKVTIQDSQDAVTYQFDDPPLVPPTAGLQITIHPTAASSSEHSVAQEAAHNTVAEECPAQAVPGQQTNPNNTSTSHTSTGIPPLVSPIVAGGNTSVGSKRSAATTCNRSNSHQYENDDDDFDPPPPRTALTRRTDPPVKRPKVAKAISSTAGHNGNQPSKPAPTIRCSPGFVLSAIDLLTEDQYANVKATPFGEILNLKADALESRNLPVFLMNKTDKDTLIINVGTQGGLKITPHAVHCVMGTPLGGRDPSVCSVTQKNELLRLKNELSVPVDQNITYKTLCDYIKLKRPDDLTYISGREAAWTADIANIGAIDWSKAVVDYMRDSVATWHSKKNNNGVLSISGCVLFLIIYYLDNLLSVNMLDASQTPRIAFYNTGKMQAILSEDKSKNKPDSESYGNLPLRSQEGTCYLGVNANATSASHAQPHAHSVLFISMLEQLRDCVDQLPQSKQVVAFAAIRRCDDSVAKLLADVSLEQRKVVSELRCIMLDPSTSSPSPPIQRDPKPISRAAAHLDNVAGNVDIDHTTIFGPNS